The Cynocephalus volans isolate mCynVol1 chromosome 5, mCynVol1.pri, whole genome shotgun sequence genomic sequence TCCATGTCAATCACAGCTGAGCCCCCACTCTGTGAAGACAATGGCTCCTAGAATGCAAGACCTTTCTGTTCCATCCATTAAGTCCTCCTCTGCATATCCCAGGGTTTGGGGCTTTGTTCTTCCATTGCTGAGGATATGGCTTCGAATCACTACAGATTATGCCGCTCTCTTCTCCCTCATTTGCTCTCAGAACACTTGATAGCTAGTTTTGGCGTTCTTTTCTAGCCTAGGAAACCCGCTACTTGTCTTTCATTCGTGTCTTTCTCCTACCTTTCCTATTAAAGCCTGAAAGGGCTGGAAAAATGCCTATTTCCTCTGTATTTCCCCAGTCCCAAAGAAGACTATACACACTAAGTTTTTTAGCGAGTGCCTGTGAATCCTGCACACCCCCACCATGCCTAACCCCGACCGACTTCCTAACTTGTCCCGAAAGCAAGCGCACACTCTTGCCAACGCCTCAGGCGGGCCCACAGACCCGAGGTCCTCCGGCTGGAGTACTAGTCTGGGCTTGTCAGCACTAGTCCCAACGACTTTCGCGTGCACGAagacccaaaggagaggaaaaactGTAGCAAATGGAGATTTCCAGGCCCCGACAGAAAATCCCCACGACAGTTCAGGACGGCCGCCGGCCCTGGGTTGCTGGCAGCCGGGAGCACTGGGGCCATTACCTGAATGTTTTCTTCGAACCCTCCCCATTCCGGGCCAGCTCCATTTCGGGAGCCGCCAGCCGGCGCCGCCGTAGTTGCCATGTCCCTTGAGGGCTCCCGTCGCTGGAGCCCGCTCGAGCCCCGCGCGCGGAGGAGGAGTGGGCGAAACGTGGGATTGAGGCAGGGAGATGTCCAGGGTCGAGAAGGAGAGGTGGGACCAGCCGGAACGCAAAAAAGAGAAACCCGGATGTTTGGCCAACACTGACTTCCGGAAGCTGGGGACGTAGACGGAGGCGGGGGAAAGTCTCGCGATACTTAAAATTCCAGGAGGCGGTACGTTGCTACGGAGACGGAGGAGGGCTATCAAACGCACGAGCCAGTTTGAGGTTGAAGATGGCGGCTGCTCAGGCGGTAGAAGAAATGCGGAGCCGCGTGGTTCTAGGGGAGTTCGGCGTTCGCAATGTAAGTCTTGTGGCCTTGAGCTCTGGAGGAGGAATGAGAGCGGAACAGGGATGAGTTTGGATCGGAGTGGGAACGGGCTTGACCTCGCATCCTCTTCGTGGACAGACTCGTTTCTCTTTGATCTAGGTTCATACCACTGACTTTCCCGGTAACTATTCCGGTTATGATGATGCCTGGGACCAGGACCGCTTCGAGAAGGTGGGTGAGTCCAGAGGTGTCCGGAGAGGATATGAGGGCCAGACCGTGTGATCTGAGCAGCTTGTGCCTCGGAAGCTGCTCTTGTAATAAAGCTCCATTTGTAAAACGTTTATTGAGCAATGTGCTAGGCACTTCGTATACAGGCCAAATTAGACACGGTTTCTGTCCCGTTAGCGGTTGCTAGCGGTAAGGACGgcggggatggggtggggggtatCCCCCAGTCACTTAATCTAGAATAGGAAGTGGGGCCAGAGAGGTACATAAGATTTCATGACATCTGGATTTAGGCTTGAACGATGAGTAAAAGTTGAGAACAGCGAAGAGTGAGGGGGACTAAAAACAGGAGCTGAATTAGGAAGGCATTGGACATTGGACAGTCCCAGAATGTCCAAGCAATTCATTATTGCTGGAATTTCAAGTAGGCCTGTGTGAGTGGTAGGCAAGACTGGAGTGCATCTTAGGCATTGTAGGTACCAGGGAGCTTTTGAGGAATTCTTAAGCAGACATCAGATTTGCAGATGAGAGAATGAATTTGAGGGGGATCATATATAGGGCAGGCAGATCTGTTAGACTGTGTAGGGGAGCTGAGGTTGAAGGAACCTAATAAGAACTAATAAGACTGTGATGGTGGAAAAAGAGTAAAGTGGGGATTGAGGGTAACTTTGTGATTGCTTTGATAAGGGCTGTGAGGAAGGAGCGTAAGAAGACCTGACTTGGGGAAACTTCTCTGATGGATAGTGGTGTCATTTACTGATAAAGAGCAATGGGTCTGGGGAAGAATGATGATGCATTCAGTTTCCTGCGTTTGGAGAAATCTAGCAGGCTAGTAGACTATACCTTTGAAATGAAATCAGAAGTGAGTTAAAAATTTGGGAGTTAGTACAGTGTTAAGCTAGggttagggctcacagacccctcgagcccgttgtacagactgggtcacaaacccttcacacgcaggtctacgagctaggtaataggaaaaggtcctgggagccctgggtaaaaaaaaattattaggctttattcagagctaggagcagctgtcctagtggcctcctggagcatcctgagaagcaccgtggatcagagccgttagtcctttatacttaagtccataatccaggacacctgggtgcacatatgcaagtacattagacaataaccaaggaacacctgggtgcacgtgcatatttacatcaaatgcttggcaagattccaaacatctgaggggctctattttcctatattttcccaacagtacaGGTAGTTGCTAAAACCACGAGTGTGGTTGAGGTCACCTGGAAAACAGTGatatttggggggtgggaggaagataGTGAATTTAGAAGGAATCATtagagaagaaagagaacaagATTGGTGCTCAGAAACCAAGGGAGTAGAGTTTGAAAAAGGGAGATTTTGTCAATAatgccaaataaaaataatgccagaTAATGTCAATAGTAAGATAAGGATTGAGTAGCATTAACTTGACTAAGGAGTATGGAAGTTTCTGTTCTTAAGTAGAATAGCTTCTTTATTTGCTTTGTCTGGAAGCCACATTGCATAGGGTTTTCAATGAGTGGAAGATAAAAACTTGTCAAGAAACTAAAGAAAGGATGGGGGAGGAAGAACAACTAATGAGGGACAGTTGGGCAAAGGGAGGTTTTTGGATGAGAGAGGATGGTAATGCATTGAGGGAATTATCCAGGGGGGAGTTgtagagagatcacacagagagcAGGCTTCACTTAATGTTTTTCCTGTCCATCTAGAATTTCCGTGTGGATGTGGTACACATGGATGAAAATTCACTGGAGTTTGACATGGTGGGAATTGATGCAGCCATTGCCAATGCTTTTCGACGAATTCTGTTAGCTGAGGTATCGTCAACACATGATGGCAAGGCTGTAGAATTGTCTCAAAttgtccctccccctttttttcctgaaattttgcTGAGCATTTCTCCTCATCCTTTGTAAACTTTTCATTAAGCATTCTTCTAGGAAGAGGTCTTTTACTATCTCAGGAGGTGGGGGATAGGTGGGGAGTTTTACTGGGTTTTTGCAGATGGGTGATTGTTTCTTTGGGCAGGTGCCAACTATGGCTGTGGAAAAAGTCCTGGTGTACAACAACACATCCATTGTCCAGGATGAGATCCTTGCTCACCGCCTGGGGCTTATTCCCATTCATGCTGACCCCCGTCTTTTTGAATATCGGAACCAAGGTGAGggtctaagaaaataaaattttgagataAGTGAAACAGCTCTCTCCTGAAGTagattctggagtcagactgcctgggttcaaattttggATTGattactgtgtgatcttgggcaagttgtcTTTTAGTACATCAGTGTTTTCATCTGTGAGAACCCTTGCCTTCCTACGTTTGTCAAGGATGAAATGAGAAATGTAGGTAAAACATTCAACATAGTGGTGGGTGTGCAAATGCTCACTAGTTCTTTAAGAGCTGCTGCCTTCATTTGTGCAGGAGATGAAGAAGGAACAGAGATAGATACTCTGCAGTTTCGGCTGCAAGTTAGGTGCACTCGGAACCCCCATGCTGCAAAGGATTCCTCTGACCCCAATGAACTCTACGTGAACCACAAAGGTGAGCAGTGGCAGGGTGAGGAAGAGGGCCCACCTGCTGGTGGGTGCTAGTTTTAGGGAGTGAGGTCTTTTGACATATTTTTCCTCCAGTGTACACCAGGCACATGACATGGGTCCCCCTGGGGAACCAGGCTGACCTCTTCACGGAGGGCACTATCCGACCAGTGCATGACGATATCCTCATTGCTCAGCTGAGGCCTGGCCAGGAGATTGACCTGCTCATGCACTGTGTCAAGGGCATTGGTAAGAACCCTATGGGCCTGCTCGGGGCAGAGTAGTTTGATTACAGTGGGGTAAGGTATGACCGAGGAACTCAGCTGAGACGTTCCTGACAGGCAGTAAGCCAGCGGATTTGTGCTTTTGCTCTCAGTGGCTTAGGAGTATGAAGAAGGGTTCACCACAGGCCGATTTCCCTTTTCCCTCCAGGCAAAGATCATGCCAAGTTTTCACCAGTGGCGACAGCTAGTTACAGGCTTCTGCCAGACATCACCCTGCTTGAACCTGTGGAAGGAGAGGCAGCTGAGGAGTTGAGCCAGTGTTTCTCACCTGGAGTTATTGAAGTGCAGGAAGTCCAAGGTATGGTATTTAGGATGCTGTTCAGGTCAGGACCtaaagtatattttctttgaaagtGGTAGAGAGAAATAGAAGCTCTGAGCCCCTACCAGACAAGGTATAACATGGTTTTCATTAGGTAAAAAGGTGGCCAGAGTTGCCAATCCCCGGCTGGATACCTTCAGCCGGGAAATCTTCCGGAATGAGAAGCTGAAGAAGGTTGTACGGCTTGCCCGGGTTCGGGATCATTATATCTGTGAGTATGAAAGGGTGAGGCGAGTGGGAGGGTAGGGGCAGTACTCTTTGGTGCTTTCAGAGTCCACATGTGGAATTCAGGAATAACTTGTAtcaggagctttttttttttttttttgtcgttttttcgtgaccggcactcagccagtgagtacaccggtcagtcctatataggatccgaacccgcggcgggagcgttgccgcgctgccagcgcagcactctaccaagtgcgccacggggctcggCCCTATCAGGAGCTTTTTAATGGCAAGCCCTGCCTGAGCTAAAGTGTCTCTTTGGTCCCCAGTCTCTGTTGAATCCACAGGGGTGTTACCACCAGATATTCTGGTGAGTGAAGCCATCAAAGTACTGATGGGGAAGTGCCGGCGGTTCTTGGACGAACTAGATGCAGTTCAGATGGAGTGAAGTTTGCACTGGCATGTTATTGGGAATGGTTGGCATTAGAAGTTCCTGAAGCAAGCTGAAAGTTTTGGGTTCTGACATGCCTCTACAGGACTGCTGTACAGAGAGCCCAGTGTGACTAGGGGTCCTGAGTTTTGTGGGACAACTTTTTTCAATCATTTTGTTAAATGTGCCACAGAATGAGACTTTTATGCCTTTGTAAGGCCTTTGATGTAAATAAATTCATGtccaaacaaattattttttttcagagacTTCTTGAGTTTTGGTCTAAAAATATGGGGCCTCACTTCAGAACAGATTTGGCATTTAGCAGTTAAGAACACTGGGCTCAGATGTCACTTGCAGGTTAGGGCCACGTCCTTCTAAAGCCTCCTAAGAAATGCTAAATTAAGGTGGTTTCTGGGGGCACAGGCAAACTCTAGGAGCCAGAATGAATGTGCCATTTTGCCACTTTCCTGGATTACAAGGGAGGTTCCTGATAGGAAAAAGGATTGTTGATAGCAGTCCAAATCATGTTGCTATTGACAGCTCCACAAAGAATAGCAGTGATTCCCTATGGATGATCCGTGGGGGTCCAGTCCAGCAGTCACACATGAAAGACACTGTGAGAATGGTATGGGTTGCCTGATCTAAGTGGGTTAGGAATAGAAATCTTgggcccgcccgtggctcacttgggagagtgtggtgctgataacacccaaggccatgggttcagatccctatatagggatggctgtttagctcacttgggagagtgtcgtGCTAACAGCatcgtcaagggttaagatccccttaccagtcatctttttaaaaaaaggaatagaaatcttTTTCTAACTGGCAATGCTACTTTAGAAAGCTTGACATACAAGGTCCGTCAGTCACAGTTCTGTCTGTCTAGGCCCCTTAGCAGGATGCTCATGAGAAAGTAACTATGGATTATGTCACCGGTTCTAAGATTGGTTTGAAAAAGGCAGATGGGGCCCTTTCTTTATGAAACAGATTTTTACTAACATGCAGATGTGCTTTAGAGTTAATGTTTCTACAAAAAGTTTtctataaacaatagaaaatttCTAGCATGAAATCACAGGATGTTAAAAATATTACAACACAATAAATACAATGATACCCTCCACAGCCCCAACCAGACAAAGGAGTAGGCAGCTATCAAGTTTGGAGGGAAACATTCTTTGAGATCATCTTCACAATCAACAGAAACCCAAAGCACCACGCAGGAAGAGGGAGCAGAGGCAAGTCTGAGCAGCAGAGATGGCAATATGAGACTCCAAGTCACGCTTCCCCAGCTTTGCCTCTTCCCAACCCTACCCTGCTGGTGGCTTCTACCAGCTAAAAGCTGTGGCTTTAGTCCACTCTGGCGCCTCTCACTGAAACCCTCTTGTCAGTGGATTGAGTGGATGACAATCCTGTCTTTGTACAGAGCACATGGATACACACTCTGGTTTCTGTACTCATTAAGCCTGCCTATGGCCAGTAATAACCTCAGGGATAGGTCCCATATCCATGACCCCCTTTTACAGAGCCTTCCAGTGACCTCTAGAATGGACTAACAGTACAGGTTATGATGGGAAggcatattttgttttcttttggaaatggCCCTTGAGAAAAGTGACCAGGGACCTGAAAGACCATGAGATTTTGAAGGCACCTGGACTGACTCAGTCCTAGGAGCAGACCAGTGGCTTTGCTAGCTGCTTGTCACAGATATAGCCCAGTTGGTTTGCATTATCCTTGGATGACAATAGCATCATGTGGTACTAGGTAGGGTACTGTGGCTCTTGTGCCTGAGTGAGCCCTGAGGCTGGGGAAACCAGATTGAAGGGTTATTCATGGAAGGGGGTAAGATGAGTGAGTTATAAAGGGGATGTTAGATAGCACGAAAGACTGTCTAGCCATAGTCCCTGGAAGTACTACACTTGATACTGTGCCTAGAGTTTGGCAGTAGCCTGTACCATGGATCCCATCAGGTGACCAGATTCTTGCTCAAaacaaagatgaggaaactggccaAGTACAGTTCAGCATGTAGCACCTAACCCAGATAtgcccctgggggtgggggtggggaaggttcCCTGCCAGTCCAGCAGCAATGGGGGCTCAGTGTGACTTGCAGTGGTCCAGGAGAAACTCTCCAGCACAAATAGCTGAGGGCTGAGCCCTTGCTGCAAGCCTGGCTATTCGCAGTGCTGGGCATAGCACCCCTCGTTACCATTCTGGACAGATGTGGCTGCATGGGGGCAGGAGGGCTAGGGGAGAAGGGCTGCTCTGCTCTAGCTTTTCTTGGAAAAGCTAAAACTCCAAGTAGAATGGGAACCACCTGGGACATCTAGACAGAATGGTATCAACCCTAACTCCCTTTCTTGATAGGTTAGTATAATTACTTCTGGCCTTGCACAGGGCCCACTCTCTCCAGCTCCAGACCTGGACCTCTCTCCAGGCTGACAATGGTGGAAAGTGAGGTGGCAGTGCGAGAGGGGCCTAGAGATTGGCTGCAAAGTGGAAGAAGAGATGACAATAAAGGCCGAGGAAGGATGCCCAAAAGCTTGATTCAGGGTTCAAAGATGGTGGCCAGGCTGCCCCCGTCGTTGTCCAGCACCTCTGTCTCCAgcattggctttgtttttttgaaaagtgagGGAAGATTCTTAATATGAACTTCTTTTCGGAACTGCTCTCCCAAGGGTTTCTGTGgaaaagaaatgaggaagaacTAATGCCAGGCCCCGAATAGTGGGTTAAAAACCatcctattatttttatttattttatttattttatttaaaagatgaccagtaaggggatcttaaccctcgacttggtgttgtcagcaccatgctcacccagtgagcaaaccggccatccctatatgggatccgaacccagggccttggtgttatcagcaccacgctctcccgagtgagccacaggccggcccaaaaaCCATCCTATTATAATGGTTAATGACTACAGTTGGTTTCTGGTTTGCCTGTACACATGGTCTAAGACCACAAGCCACTTGTAGGGTTGGGAGCACTAATGGAGGTGCATGACCTACCCCGATGCAACCAGCAATGAGGCGTTTGAATTGGTCCTTCCGGCGCTTGTCAGCTACTTTCTGCAGGGAGGGGTTCAAAAGCTTGCAGTCAAACTGGTCCAGAGAGTCCTTCTGTATTTCAGGGATCTGCTCCATCACAGCCCTTATCTCCAGGTACCTGGGGCGCTGATAAGTGGGGATAAACTCACTGCCACCTTCCTTACCCTGCCACACCCACCCCTCAGGGGCAGCACTAGCAATTTGGCAGATGCCTAAATTTATTATAAGGCCCAAGAGACTGGGAGCAGGCCATGAGCGATGAAGTCACAGCCATCCTGCCCCCATGATCTTTCCACTCACCAGCGCCTCATATATCTGGAAGGCCAGGTGGACCAGGGAAGCCATGCACCCGTCGTGCTGCCCGTGTGTCTGTAAGCCTTTTAGCACACTGGTGAAAAGCCATGTGACGGCCTCTGCGAGCAGTGTCCCTGACAGCACCTGGGGAGACAGCTGTGCTCAGGGCCACAGGGTGCCTCTCTGAAGGCCCCAGCACCACAATTCTTCCAACTGATTCATTCAGTCAATCCACATGACCCAAACCTTCCATGCGGGGCGGGGAGAAGGAGTAAATAACCATACTTGTTTGAGGAGAGGCCAGCAGAGCTGTGTGGTTGTCCTCTGGCAGGACAGAGTATCCTTCCAGGCCAGGGAATTGAAGGCTGTAATTAATAGTGCTGTACAAACATCCTAAACAGGAAAGGATGAAGGATCACAATGGGAAAATAAGcacaattttctccatttttaaacaTCAGAAGTTTTAATAGGTAAGcagaaaaatgataaaagcaGATACTAAAGAGTAGTCAGTttactttctctatttctgtaaattagacagtcaaaaagaagaaaaaaaatcaatatataagaGAAAACCTACGTTGTAGGAGGGAGACAAAGCTTAGGTCTGGGGTAGGCTAAACACCAAGGATTTGCATTAACATGTCCTTGTGATTTTCCGAGAGCCTTTGCCCATGCCAGCATGGGAGACACTACAGCCCTgtgccttttcctttgttttctctagGAGCTTTAGGAACCAGGAATTTATAAAAAGGAgtactaccaaaaaactcttttGATGGCATCATAGAGTATGAGAAGTGGAAGCTGGCTCCCCAGATAGGCAAGAAGAAAAGGTGTCACTTGCCCCATCTACCCACCTCGTGCTTCATCAGACATTTGCCCAGGTCTGTAAGCTCTGCCATGGCTGAGGGGGTTACCTCTGTGGCCatcatctcttcatctgtaagcAGAGTAGAATGTTAAGCTCTACCCTTTCAGAAAGGAGAAGAATATCTTGTTCTGACAGAAGCCTCAAAACCAAAGCAAAATTTAGTATCCTGGGCTGACTGGTGGCTGCAAAGTACTAACTAGGACAGCACCCCATCCCCAGCACCATGAGTTAGCTGTAGAAGCCCATGGCCATGGCTGATCTACAGATGCGTCTAGATGTACCTGTGAGAAACAAGGGAGCTGCTGGGCAATAACCTAAAAGACTGCAAATGCTGAGGATCTTTTGTCcttgaacaaatatttgagtactCACTATAACAGGCACTGATTTAATtactggaaatacaaaggaataGGGCAGAGTTCCCTGACaggaatttacattctagtgagggagataggtaataaatgaataaataaaaaaaacaatgtcaggtagtgataagtgctataaagaaaaataaagcagaggaaGAACAGAGTGGCTGGAGTTGCTATTTTTGATACATTGGTCATGGAAGACCTCTTggaagaggtgacatttcagcagagacctgaatgaagcaAGGGAATAGGCCATGTGTATAGTCAGGAGAAAATCATTCCAGACAGAGGACTCGGCCCTGAGGTGGGAGTATGCTGAATGAACACAGCAAGACGGCCTGCACAGATAATAGCTACATGTATGAGGACTCATCCTCACCAGACTACTAGGGAAACAGTTTCTACAGGAACTGAACTGGTTCAGAAGGAACAATATTTAGAGTCCTAAGAGCAGACCTCTGAGGGCCAGGCAACAGGCTCACTTACCATCTCCATCTGCAGAGGGAGCAGTACTGTGGTCAGCACCTTTCTTTGAAACACAGCAAACCGCTAAAGCAAGAAAGCAGGATTATTGGGTGAAGAGACGGTTATATACTGCCATCAGACAACAGCCACCTCAGGCTGACTGATCCCAAACTGTCTCTGGCCAGGTGAGGTGGGGAGATGGGGTACCAAACAGGACACAAAGATCAGCttcacaaatagaaataaaagcattttaataaCCTTGACCAGACAGTATTCTGGTCCCTCTTCAAGTTTAATTAGCTGGGAGGAAATCACAGAATTCTCTGAGACTAAGTAAGCAGGAGAGGATGCCTGATATATCCCTGGTCTACTTTGAATCTCAAACAAAATGACCAAGTACCACTTCCTTCAACATTtctgaaaatagaaaagacaatcaacaacCCCCATTGTCcaagaattaaaaattttccGTTTTGACAAAGCTAGGAAATTATTCCTAACAATACAAATTCCTCCTgctattttagaatatttcctcATATTCTGGCCTTGGTGCAATTCAGTTCACAACTCATAAAACGTCTTCAGGTTGACTTAAGACTATCTAGCTTCTAATCTAGTTAATTATTTATTACCAATCTGTCAGTATTGCTGCAAACACGAATCTTTGCACCAATCTGGACTTCAACAGGTTGGCTGTGTGACCAGCTCTTTTTCCAGGAAAATTCTTCTCTACTACCCATGGTTCCCACAAGCCACTTACTGATTAGGTCCATGACTTCTCGGGTTAACATCCTCACCAGCTGTTCCTCCAGCATCTCTTGAGACTCTGGGTTTTCATCTGCAGCCTCATCTCCACTGCAAAAAACCAGGGGGCAAAGTTCCATGGGAGTGCAAAAAGGGAAGAATAAGGAAAGCAATGACCCTAACCCGACCCTCTGTGCCCACTTTCTTCTCCTGGCTCCCTTTGGATCTGCGTTCTACGCAAATGTTGGGAATTGACAGCAATGATCCATTGAAGGATATTATTACTTGTGATTCTGTCCAGTTGGATAAAGGGTTCAAAATTGTAAGTGGGTAAAGTGAAGGTACCCCCTATAAAGGCTTGATCTCAGAGTCTGCCTACTGGTCACAGCCTGTCCAGATAAGCCATCTATCACCTAGGCTGAGAATGACTATAACCCACAGCCATTCTAGCCCCGGGACAGCAGAATCCCTACCCGCTTCCTTTCCCCACTCTGAACCTGGCTCGCTACCAGCTCATCCAACAAGGAGAGTGGGTATTCCTTACCACAGCAAGCTCCTCTGGTTGATGACTTGCCATTTCTGGGAAAGCCTCtgggaaaacacacaaaaaaggtaaGTGCTAGAACTGGGGAGAGGTGTAAATCACATAGTATCTAAGGTCCACTTCATAATGAAGATTAGCTAAGGATGATTCTAGCTATCAATGACAGAGCCTCAGTAGACCCCACAAGGTTAAAAAACCAGATATGGTTTCTGTGACTTCTCCCACATTCATGATGAGGGCAGCATATCAAACACCTCTTTCTTGGAAAGGATTAACATTTTTAGAATTCCTAATTCTCTGAACACATCTGTTTCTCCATCCACCTGGTCCCCCAACTTAATTCCAGAGTCAAGGAAACACACTCAGGGGAAGCACTGCCCTGATCACCTCTCCTCAGTTAACAGGAGGTTAGGAGCAGAATCTGTGTCTGAACATGCTTTCATGGGCAATCAAATCAGTTTTGTTCTTCCAGGGCTGCTCAATCCACTGCAGCAACAATAGTGTGCTGGGTGGAAGCTCTGTGCAACCAGCCTGGCAGGGCTAGGAAACAATACTTTCAGAAGCTCCTGACTTGTGAGACTGGCAGTGGCCACCCACCCTTTGCTCTCCTTTCCTGACCTATTTCTTACCATGTGGAGGTAGGTGAAAAGAGGTCCAAGGATGGGAGATACCAGAGCTTCATAGTGCTCTGGGGGACAGAAGAGAACCAGAGGCTTCACGAAGACTCGTGCTGCAGCAGGTTAAGAAGTTTTAGCACATGAGCACACACCCCGCACCTGTAGGGCAATGGGTTGCACCCCTGGGCAGAGTCAACCCCTAAAGGATTTGCAAGATATGAAGAACATCTTTTTCCCTGTATTAATAGGGAAAAATCTTCAAGCTCTTTTCCTAAAATCTAAAGCTGCATCAATACCCAATTCCATTGTATTTTTAGTTTAACCGTCCTTTCTGCCAGCCTGCACATTATAGGCACTGGCTTGCCCAAaagtaaggaggaaaaaaaaaaaaaaaaaaaaaaggaaggacacccttttttttttttaaaaaaggatccgaacccgtggccttggtgttatcagcaccgcactctcccgagtgagccacgggccggcctggaaGGACACCCTTATAACAAACTTTTCCACCATTCTCCTTATAACTTTTGAGAAGAAAGACAGTGCTGTggatcaaatgtgtcccccaaaagttcatgtactggaatcttgatctccactgtaacagtgttaagagggtgggaaatacagTTACGGTATTTGAAaatggtggtggggtggggtggggtggggtggtttaagaggtgattagattgtgagggctatgcctttgtgaatggactgatccactcatggagtaatgggcatggttctgatgactttaaaagcaGAACAAGTGAGGAGattagttctctcttgcttagcccattcttgccctcacaagatgtgttccctggactttggaattcccagcctccgaaactataagaaataaattctattttctttataaattactcagtttcaggtattctgttataagcaatgtgaacagaccaatacagACAGAAACTCACAAAAACTCTAAAAAAGGGTCTAAATGAGAATGAAGTATGAAAGTGCTTCTGCAAAAAGGGAGCACCTGACAAGAGACAGGAAAGGGATAAAAGCTTCATCTTTTGTATTTCCAAGAATTGGGAAGGTAAAGATTTACCCCCTAATGAGAACCAGAAAGAGCTTTTAAGACCCCAGATTGTCTTCATGTTTTTCCTGCTATTTACTTCCATCTTCTTGTCTTTAATGAAATTATGACACATTTAGATACTCGATCCCATCTCTCCCTCCATTTCGTTCCTGTGAACTATTCCTATCTACAATTTTCTGAACTTTTGGATTATCTAGGGGCTTTTGAAAGGATATGAAGCATGGGTCTGAGTCGGTAGTCAGGAATATTATTCAAGTTGACGAAGGCTGAGCTGAGGAGCTGGATAGCAAGGTCCTCCACAGTGTAGAAGTCTTGCTGCATGGAAGGGCCTGCTTTCCCTAGGATATGGAAACTGTAAGGGAAAATCACTGACAATGACAAATCCAACATTTGTTATTACCAGCCTTACCTTGACTACCCCAAGAATTTCATTTCTAGTCTATAATAAGATTTTTCAGCTAGAAAAGCAATTGTGTTTACTCCATAAGAGAACTTTAGCTTTGAAAACGTGGACTTAATCTTTTa encodes the following:
- the POLR1C gene encoding DNA-directed RNA polymerases I and III subunit RPAC1 isoform X3, which codes for MAAAQAVEEMRSRVVLGEFGVRNVHTTDFPGNYSGYDDAWDQDRFEKNFRVDVVHMDENSLEFDMVGIDAAIANAFRRILLAEVPTMAVEKVLVYNNTSIVQDEILAHRLGLIPIHADPRLFEYRNQGDEEGTEIDTLQFRLQVRCTRNPHAAKDSSDPNELYVNHKGKDHAKFSPVATASYRLLPDITLLEPVEGEAAEELSQCFSPGVIEVQEVQGKKVARVANPRLDTFSREIFRNEKLKKVVRLARVRDHYIFSVESTGVLPPDILVSEAIKVLMGKCRRFLDELDAVQME
- the POLR1C gene encoding DNA-directed RNA polymerases I and III subunit RPAC1 isoform X2, with the protein product MAAAQAVEEMRSRVVLGEFGVRNVHTTDFPGNYSGYDDAWDQDRFEKNFRVDVVHMDENSLEFDMVGIDAAIANAFRRILLAEVPTMAVEKVLVYNNTSIVQDEILAHRLGLIPIHADPRLFEYRNQGDEEGTEIDTLQFRLQVRCTRNPHAAKDSSDPNELYVNHKVYTRHMTWVPLGNQADLFTEGTIRPVHDDILIAQLRPGQEIDLLMHCVKGIGKDHAKFSPVATASYRLLPDITLLEPVEGEAAEELSQCFSPGVIEVQEVQGKKVARVANPRLDTFSREIFRNEKLKKVVRLARVRDHYIWVLPPDILVSEAIKVLMGKCRRFLDELDAVQME
- the POLR1C gene encoding DNA-directed RNA polymerases I and III subunit RPAC1 isoform X1, with product MAAAQAVEEMRSRVVLGEFGVRNVHTTDFPGNYSGYDDAWDQDRFEKNFRVDVVHMDENSLEFDMVGIDAAIANAFRRILLAEVPTMAVEKVLVYNNTSIVQDEILAHRLGLIPIHADPRLFEYRNQGDEEGTEIDTLQFRLQVRCTRNPHAAKDSSDPNELYVNHKVYTRHMTWVPLGNQADLFTEGTIRPVHDDILIAQLRPGQEIDLLMHCVKGIGKDHAKFSPVATASYRLLPDITLLEPVEGEAAEELSQCFSPGVIEVQEVQGKKVARVANPRLDTFSREIFRNEKLKKVVRLARVRDHYIFSVESTGVLPPDILVSEAIKVLMGKCRRFLDELDAVQME